The sequence below is a genomic window from Lolium perenne isolate Kyuss_39 chromosome 4, Kyuss_2.0, whole genome shotgun sequence.
GAGTATTAATAACATCCCAGACTGATTGGGAGACATTCTTGACATATGTAAAGAGGAAATGCTATTTCTGTGCCAATATTTCTTGTCCCCATTTATCTGTCCAAAATAAAATGGATCTGCCATTCTGCAGTGTGTATGAGGTCATGCCCTTGTAAGTGTTCAAAGATTTGAGACAATCCCACCACCAAAAAGAAATATCTCTTGAACGGAGAGGTGGCAAAATAGTTTGGTAATAAAAATCTTCCTAGACTAGGTTCACCCAAGGAATAGACTCCTTGTTATAGAACTTATGTAAATGCTTCATTAGTAGACAGTCATTCTACACTGACAATTTCAAAACTCCAAGCCCTCCCTGATTTTTTGTTCTACAGACAAGGTCCCATGAAGCCAATGGTGGGGTTTTACTATCTAGGTCCTTACTCCTCCATAGACAGTGTCTCCTATACTTGTCACACTCATCCAATACTCATTGATATATTTTCAAGGTACTCATAGCAAAGATGGGCAATGATGAGAGAACTGAGTTGACCAATCTAAGTTtgcttccataattcaagtacatGGCACATGAGGGTAATCTCCTTTGTATACACATAATGAGAGGCATAAAGTACTCCTTTCTGGGTTTGGTAGTACTTAAAGGAAGTCCCAAATAAAGGAAAGGGAGATTCCCCAGCTGACAGTTGAGAGCAGATGTGTACTGACTTACACAATCATCTGGAATGTTAATGGGGATTAGATTGGATTTCTCATAATTCACTTTTAGTCCAGTAGCATTCCCAAAAGTATGCAATAACTCTTTCAGATGCAGCAATTGTGAAATATCAGCCGGCATAATAACAAGAGTATCATCGGCATATGGTACAATTGGGTAGTCTGAGGAACAATGGAGAGAAAGAGGTCTTTGTATGTGTCCACTCAGCAGAGCATGATTAACCAAAGTTTGCAAAGTGTCAACAGTAAGCAAAAAAAGTAAAGGAGAAAGAGGATCTCCCTGTCTGACTCATCTTTTACATTTGAAAACAGACCCTGGAACTCCATTAAGCATGAGCAAAGCTAGGAAAATACTTCATTGGTGTCATTCCTTTAATTTTACCGGTGTCAATTTGAATTTCTAAGAGTATTGCTTCATTTGTAAAGGGGAATAGCAAAATTCCATTGGTGTCATTTGACACCAATCAATACATTCTAGCTCCGCCCATGCCATTAAGTAGAACTGATGAAGTGGTTGAGGATAGAATTTTcctgatccaagcacaccacttGTCTCCAAACCCCTTTCTTCTTAAAACCTCAATAATGAAAGAATGGTCCAATTTATCAAAAGCCTTTTCAAAATCAAGCTTAAGCAGGATTGTCTCTTTCTTAGATTTATGACAAAGATGAATATATTCATAAGACCATGCCAGGCAATCTTGAATAGTTCTAGATTTGATAAATCCATATTGGTTCTCATGAATAAGTTGCATTATGACAGTCTGCAACCTATTCGCCAAAAGCTTTGTGATGCGCTTGAGTGTACAATTGAGGAGGAAAATAGGCCTAAAATCAtgtacagtagaagcatcatctttcttggggaCCAGTGTAATGAAGCAGCTATTAATGCTTTCAAGACAGAGAGAACCTTGGTGAAATTGATTGCATAGATCATAAAAATCCTTTTTGACAATGGGCCAACTTTTCTGTAGAAATTCAGCATTGAAACCATCTAGGCCAGGAGACTTGTTGTGAGGAAAATCAGCCACCACATCATCTATTTCCTGTGTGGTGAAAGGTTCTTCTAGAAAATCCAGATTTGGATGCCTACTTAACAAAGAGGAAAACTCATTCAAACCAGTAACAGCTTCAATTTGTCCCAATCTCTCTTTGTATGATTGTAGTAAATTTTAGCCTTGTCACTATGCTCAGTCACTGTGTCTCCATTGGGCTTTGAGAGAGAAGCTATATGATTCTTTCTTTTTTGATTGGAAGCCATTGCATGGAAAAACCTAGAATTTTCATCACCCAAAGTGACCCATTTAATTTTGCCTCTCTGCTTCCAATAGGCAAGCTGCTGCTTGAGGAGACTGGCTAAATGCATTTTCATGGATTTTCTGAAATTTCTTTCCATAGGATAGAGGTCTCTAAAATTCTCAATGGCATCAATCAGAAAAATAAGGCTACTTAAATCTTGGACATCCTGATTGATGGAGGGGATGGAATTGGACCATGTCTTCAGTTCTTTTCGAAGGATTTTAAACTTAGCAGTGATCCTTTTTGATGCATCAGCATAATGAATGGACCGATTCCAGGTGTTCTCTACAGTAGCCATGAAATCAGGATGTTCCAACCATATGTTCTCAAATCTGAAGATTACTGACTTTGGAATTGATGTCTGGATGGAATTGACACCGGGCACATGGTCTGAAGTAGTCATATCTAGAGGCAAAGCCATAGTTTTAGGGAAAGTTGTGGACCAGGAAACTGAAGAAAAAAACCAGTCCAACCTTTGAAGCGGAGGGGAATCCTGCATATTACTCCATGTATACTTTCTTCCCTTGAGAGGGATATCCACCAGCCCCAAGTTACTAATTGCTTCATTGAACAGAAGCATTTCATTTACATTACATCCCTCTCTGTTTCTATCTTGGGATGATCAAATTAAATTAAAATCTCCCACAAGTAACCAGTTCTCATCATCAGGAATAATAATGTTGTTGAGCCAGTGTAGggaattgtaatatcccaggtttatagGCTACAGAATGAgaaaacaccaaagtgtgcattccattcatgcatagaaaatccggggaattttcgcgctttcaaaaaaacttaccacagtaactgtagtttcacttgacttgctggaattgatgaGGATCATCAaggcaagcgctataaacttcactgtgatctttgctaaaaccttgttttgggtagagatgatttgatctatgggctatatcaaatggaattagttttacaataaacaacaccttaagtaaggggaCCAATTATAAACAATATGTCTTTGTTTGAGTATTGACTTGTTCTTGGCAATTGTGAGATATTTTGTTGATGGTTGCATATAAGTGTGTTATCTTCTACGATGATCTCTTGTACTGATATATAAGTGGACACATATGTCTGTGACCGTTGCATGATGATAGTAAGAGGGACAGCTGGAGCTTGACAGAAACCATGTCCCAGTTCATAGATTCATGTTGTATTAATTCATGGTTAACAATGGGGGTATAACTATAGGGACCTTTAAACTAAACATCGGTAGCtggactttatgtcttaataattcaCTTGTTCTTAATTGGTCGTGGGATCAATCACTAGTGGTGTATTTGCTCATGTTTATTGTTGCACCAATCTATGGCTCCTCTCTGGAAGAAACACTAAAAATACTATACTAAACTTCACCAATTgtgacaaccacacaaatgaaatatCAATTTTCCTGAACAATTAGTCCCTTGAGTTGCTTTATTTTACTTCACTTGATATCACTTATTTTTCTTGCATTAGTTTCATTTCTTGCATTTTAATTTCAGCATGTATAGTTTTATAGTAGAAACCTCTTCACACGCACACACTATAGATCCTAGCTTTGCATAGAATGTCATGtaagtgggttatagggctttagagaatagatagtCTACCTTCATCTTCTCGTCAACTCGACACTCAAATATTTATTGAATTATGCTGCAGTGATccctgcacttgggggttatcatCGGCCTGCTCTTTGGTTGGCGTTTGGTGGCTTCTCGGCGATGTCTATCTCCTGTGTGGATGTGTTGTTTCGCTCTTGTAAAGCTAGGCTCAGCACCATGTACCTTTTCTATCGTTGAAGGCGTTATTAATTTAATGTCAGACATTTAGCCTTTTTACCTCTAAAAAACATGAGTGCATCGTGAGAATCGAGAGTTCACTTGTTTGAGCAAAATTTCATGTGCCCACATTCAATACAAGATGAAAATTTTGAGCAATCCTCACGCCAAAGCCCACACGCAGAATTCCAACAAGCACTGCAGCACGACACCACACCATACCACATGGATCTAATGGTGAACCAACACTTTGTAGAAGCAAGCGGGAAGCCACAAGGGAGGAGCAGCGGGGTGCGAGATATCTCGCTCGATCTGATGGTGCTGTCGGCTCGCTGGTGTCGGGCGGGCGTGGCGGCGTACGTGCGGGTGCGGCACGCCGGGGCGGCGGGGCGGCAGAGGCAGGAATGCCGCCGGAGATTTCGTCTCCGCCGGAGGAACGCTGGAGCAGAGCGCACCGCTGCAGGGCCAGGAGAGGCTCGCGGAGGAAGGGAACGAGCGGCGCTGCCGGCCCCGGTGGTCGTGCCGCCGCCACTGCCGCGCGTCTGTCGGGGTCGGGGGAGAAGGAACTCCTGTGGGCCGGCCTGTGGCAAACGGCCCACAAGCCCAACTGGTTCCCAAGGTGAGCGACGGCGATGGCGTGTCAGGGACCTTGAAATACCCCACCTTGGCGCCCGAACGTAACCGTCTCAACCGACAGCGCCGCCCTTGCCCTCCTCTCCGCCTCGCCGGAGCGCCAAGAAACCAAGAACCCATCACCCCACCTCTCTCCGGCCACCGATGGCGATGGAGCTGTGGAACGACAGGCACCACGTGTGGCTGCGGAGCCGCGGGACCGGCGACTACCTCCACGCCGACGACGACGGGGTGGGCGTCTCCCTCCAGGGCTGCCGCGCCACGCTCAACGCGGCGTGGGCGGTGCACGTCTACCACAACGACCTCGGCATGTACCTGCTCCTCCACTGCGCCGCCTACGGCACCTACCTCGCCGCCACGGCCAGGCGGCCGCCGCTCGCCCACCGCGGCTTCCGCGTCGTGCAGCGCAACTACGACCAGCCGGAGGTGCAGTCCATCATGTGGCAGGTCGTCGGGGCCGGCCCCGGGACCGGGAACGCCGTCCTGCTCCGCAACGTCGCCGGCCGCTACCTCCGCGCCAACGGCAagtacctcctcgtcaacaacgcCGTCACCGTCGACGACTACGACAACATCAGCAACATGATGCACTGGATCGTCGAGCCCATCCCCGCCAGGATGGGCATGCCTGCCATTTCAGATCGCCCGATCAAGGTGGGGCGAGTTCGCTTCTCCATTCTT
It includes:
- the LOC127292243 gene encoding uncharacterized protein; translated protein: MAMELWNDRHHVWLRSRGTGDYLHADDDGVGVSLQGCRATLNAAWAVHVYHNDLGMYLLLHCAAYGTYLAATARRPPLAHRGFRVVQRNYDQPEVQSIMWQVVGAGPGTGNAVLLRNVAGRYLRANGKYLLVNNAVTVDDYDNISNMMHWIVEPIPARMGMPAISDRPIKEHLPGDFSVVVLRRTVEPLRLIRFVLSNNNGLYPEEGWLECRYRGRSVYRLRNDLARRLGFSHGLYILMCVRAGRYGRLTPLVQNLPRHRHEVTIEIVVFMERALAARAMRHPNVDWTERGEREARTGLRWPVSGRGRPRVIYAPRRAER